AGGACTTCAAGGAATGTGGGGCGGCAGTGCTGCCAAAACAGCAGGTGAAGAAAAGCTGTTCTGGGTGATTGGTCCTGGGAAAGGGAACTTCTGGAGATGTTTTTCTAgtccaagaaagaggaaaataaaaggtaaagGGCAGATACAGGAAGTAGAGAAGTTGCAAGACTAGGTAACCCCTTAACTACAAAGGAAGAGATGAGTTTGGGGCTGCTCTAAAGCTTCTGTCTTAGGGTATCCAAGAGATGATTGTGGTTCTCCTCGGGGATAGGAGGTTGAATCAGTTGAGGAAagaacatttttgtcattttactgcctaaaaatgtattttgtcatctttttagaAATTAGTCCAAGTGACACTGCTTAGAGTCTTCATATGAAAAAGTGACTGTTCTGTCTTCCCGCTGCCACCGAAAGAGGCCTGGAGGTCTTGTTTTCTGTCCCAGTGTGATCACTAAAACCATTTTCATATGGTTAACAAGTCCTGCAGAGCCCAACCACCCCATCCCTGCTTGTCAGAGTCCCAGCCAGTTTTGAACCCTGGGCATACCTTACTCTCTTGCAGCTTGGCTGTGCACTTTATCTGACATTTCTGGGTGTTTTGTTATGGGAGGGTTTTTAGATCCTCTGGTCTTCTGCATGAAATAGAAGTTTCTCACTCCCCAAGTAATAATAGTCTGCTCTGAAATCCTAGGAATGAGAGAAGAATGATATTAGTCAGGTCCTGTTAGGAAACAGATGTCATGCTCAAACTGGGTAATTTAAGGAGTGTTTAAGTGTTTCCTTCAGGCAAAGGGAAGCTCTCTATTCCAGGTATGAAGAGTTTGATGGAGGAATTAAGGGTTTACCCAGCTGTTGGAAGAACTGGGATTGGGAAGGTCAGGGAAGCTGCTGCTGATCATCTCAGATGGAAGCCTCGCAGTGGGTGGTTCTCATGCGTTGATGGGAAAGCTGCTATGAATCCCTGTCTGATGCAGCCACCTCTGGGAGTATTAACCTTGGCTTTTCTTCTGCCTTTCACATCTCTCTTGTGCTTCTCTTGGCAAACTCTTAACCCAGTTTATGCTAGAAGAGGGGTTCTGAAAAGTAGCTCACATGCTGCTGAGTTGTCCACAGTGCAGAACTGGGACTGTTGACAAAGGGTGAGCAGGGCTTGGGGACGCCAGTGGAGCTGGCAGTGGGACTTGAAGTAGGGGGAGGTGTTACACCCCTGGGCCTGGAAGGCAAGAAGACGAAGCCATCCTTCTGGAAGACAGGAAGAGGAGCCCTGAGAAGGTGGCTGTATAGGTTGTCCAGCCTGGGTTTGGCCATTGGCAGGTCATCTCGGCCAGCCTCAACGACTGCAGGGTGTGAGCCAGAAGAATAAATTCCCCTTCActctcctgcctcttcccagcCAACTGGACTAGAAGCCAGAGGGGCAGTGGAGCCTCTCAACAGTCCCTGTGGTGCCCTCTCTCAGGGTAGAGAGTGGGACGGAGTTGGGTGAAAGAGTAAGGTTGGAGGGCAAAGTAGTATAGTTTACCAGCCCAGAGCTATAACTCAAAGCATATGTGTTGAGGATTAAAGCATCTTTTTCAGGGCAAGGAAAGAGAATAAGCAGAAAATCAAGGGTTGAAcctgaaatgaaagaggaagcagGTACTTGAAAagacctcttggagttccctgatggctcagcaggttaaaggatctggcattgtcattgctgtacctcagattgctgctgtggtgtgggttcgatccctggcccaggaacttctccaagCCTTGGACACAGCCCAGAAAAGGAAGAGCTCTCTCAAGGAAACTGTCTTGAAGACAGTTTGGAAAGCTTTGTGGGGAAGAGAATGGattggcgggggggggaggggggggaggggagaggtcttGAGTAGGAGGAGGAAGGACAAAGAAGGCTTTGGTTGGTTTTCTACAAAACTGCAAGGTGGGGTTCccgcgtggctcagtggttaacgaatccaactaggaaccatgaggcttcgggttcgattcctggccttgctcagtgggttaaggatctggcgttgccatgagctgtggggtaggtcacagatgcggctcggatcccgtgttgctgtggctctggcataagccagcagctacagctccaattagacccctagcctgggaacctccatatgcctcgggagcagcccttgAAGAGACAAAAACAACTGCAGGGTCATTGGCCCCAGGGTGGGAGCAGTGCTTGTGGTGAGGTCAGGGTATGGGCTCTGGATCATGGACAATGGAAGAGAAAGGCTCCAAGCACTAGACCTCACCAGTGCCTTCATAGTCCTCACGAGACCATTCAAAAGGTTAGGAAGATGGAGAACCAGGAAAAGGAGTGTTGTGGAAGGAGGTGCATTGGTAAACCTCTTTTTCAGATCACGTGTACAAGTTCCTTAtaggtgactttttttctttttcttttcttttctttctttttttttttttttttgtcttttgtctttttagggctgcacctgcagcatatggagattcccaggctagaggtcaaattggagctgtagctgccagcctatgccatggccacagcaacaaaggatccacagcccacggcaacgccagatccttaacccactgagcgaggccagggattgaacccagggttagttgggtttgttaaccattgagccacaacaggaactcctgggagacATCTTTTAGAGAGTCAGATTTTCTTTACTGCATCTGTACTCATTCAAACAAGGAAATTCAGGCATTTGTCATTATTAATCACAATGCTGTAAAACTGATTTCCCcaatgctttgctttttttcagtgATGGAATACTATTGGAATGACCTATTTAGTAGCTTATTTTATGCACTgatgctaaaattaaaatatgcagtgggttaagaatccagcattgtcactgcagcagcttgggttgccactgcggtgtgagttcagtccctggcctggaatttccacatgctgtgggcacggccaaaaaaaaaagaatctaggtttaattttcattttcatttgctggTATACTTGGTTTTCCTAGTTGCTTTACTTGAAACTCCTAAAAAAGATGGACTTGCACCCACTATCTGGTGCTCAGAAACTTCATGTGTAATAAGAGTGTTTAACCTGACTAGCACCCTGTAGGAGGAATCTGCTTGTGAATTTTTTCTCCCATCTGGTCCGTAAACCAAAACTGATGCAATAGGGAGGGGGACATAATCATACAGGACAGGATATCTCCAGAGAGGGGCCGAGGACACACATCCAAGGGAATGGTACCCaagtctctttccctctctggagATGGGATTCTCTGTGGAACCAGGCAGCCTGAGGCCAGAAGTGCTGGTGTTAACGTGTTCTTTAGTTCTCAGCAGCTCCTGTTTTAGGAAAAATTTGGGCAAGTGGCAGCATTTTTTTATACACTGAGATTTTTTGAGAGCCTGATTTTATTTACAGAAGGATCAGTTAAACAACATGCGAGGTATTTATTTATGGAGATAGTATCTCTCAAGGAACTTTTCATTAAACTGCCACACACACTCTTTTTGTTCAGTTTAACCCATCACGTAGAGAAAGAAGGCCATTGGCACTGAGATCTAGGGTAGAAACACATAGCAAACAGGGAGGGTACCTGTGTGGACAGAATTTGACAGtcttaggaattcccattgtagcacagtgggaacgaatccagccagtgtctgtgaggatgcaggtttgacctctggcctccctcagtgggacggggatctgccgttgccataagctgtggtataggtcgcagatgcggctcggatcctgtgttgctgggctgtggtataggtcacagacgtggcttggatcctgtgttgctgggctgtggtataggttgcagacgtggcttggatcctgtgttgctgtggttgtggtgtaggctggcacctatagctcccgtttaacccctagcctgggaacttccatatgccgcaggtatggccttaaaaaaaaagcgcacacatatacacaaaagaattTGACAGTCTTAGTAACTAAATCTTACTTACTAACTCACCCTACGTGGCTTAGTGAGGGAGGGTCCCCTAAAAGTATTGATGGCGGGGGGCCCCCCACTTTCAAGATTGACCTCTGACAGGACAAGTGGCAGTTGTCACTGACTGCTCTTAGATCATCTGGGCAGTGTAGCCTGAAGGGGTAGGTGGCCAGACCAGGCCCTCAGCCCCGCAGAGCCTGTGGCCtgtgtgcttcagtttcctcatgtggaAGATGAGGATTCTCAAGTTGTGGGGATGAGACGAGTGGGTGCATGTAAAGTTGCTGGTACAGCATCAAGCACTGCAGTAATCACTCCAGATTCACTGGAACACAGAAAGTAGCCCTCTGTGGCAGAGGCATTTGAGGAGGATGAGAAgcagtttcctttagattctGAGATTATTTGTCCTTGAATGTTTAAAAGTGACTTTGGGTCATGTGATTATGTAATCAAACTTAGAATCAAAGGAGTAGGCTCTTGCTAGCTATTTTAGACTTAAGATGTTTCAGGAAGAAGTGGGTCAGGCATTCAGAGTTTGGAGTTTCTGACCATCTTCAGCTGTGGTCCGTGTTTACCTTCTGAATTCTCCTCGCAGCTTTCGTGTGGACTTGAGTTTTTTACTCCTGGACCTGGAGCATTTTACAGGCAGGGTCTTAAGGATCATCAAGCTCTGCTTTCAGATTCTGTTTTCACTTTCCTACACTTCTCTCATCTCATCTCTGAGTATGGAAGTTCTAACCTGGTTCTCTAAGGCTTCCTTCTTGTGCATTTACTGGTTTACAGAATGCCATGTGCTCCTTACTGCTAAGGACAGGAAGATTCCAGCAAGGCACAAAGCCTCTGCCCTTTAGGAAGTGTACATTCTAGTGGAGGCTGGGGACAGACAGTACATCAGTAACATATCTGAGCCTGCTGGGACTAGATACCAGGGAGGAGATAAAGCAGGGGAGTCGGGAAAGCCCGGGTGCAGTGTGGAGTTGGCTGTTTTTCAGTAGGACGACCAGGGCAGGCCTTGCCAACCAGGTGGCCTTTGCCCAGAGACCGGAAGGAAGTAAAGGGGCAAGGCAGGAGGCTGCAGAGGAGGACCGTGGCTGACACACGCCAAGTTCCTGGGTAGAAGTAAGGAGACAGTGGGACTAGAGCAGAGAGTGGCAAAGGAGAAGGTCAGAGAGGTGGTGAGACCAGACCAGCTCCACCTGGGATGAGATGGGGAGCCATCGCAGGGCTTAGAGATTAGGTATCGAGCTCACCTCTTAAAAGGATCGCTGACTTTCCTCCCGGCAACTCCTTTTTCAGCTCCCTctgagaggaaatcaagaaactAGCTTCATAAGCCATTGCAGGAAAACTTTGTCCTAACTTATACCCTAACCCACGTGTGTTTCGTAACTTCTTTTTTGAATATTGATTTTAAAGTCATTTGGAACAGTTTGGCCTTGTCTTCCTCATCTCTGACTCTGAGGAGACAGGCCAGGCGAGAGGCAAAATACAGGCAGCTCTTGATTAATTGTTCAAGAGGAACATTGCATTACATGCTCATTACATTAGCAAAGGTGATGCAACGTGTTGATCCAGTCAGATAGTTTGGGAAGAGTCTAGGTCCTAGGCTTGGTGAGTTCTTACTTTCCTCTGTATCTCTTGCTGTCCTCCTATGTGACTGTTTCAGTTCCCTCTTTCATGGTAGTAGCGAGTAATAACTTTGTGCAAGTCAGAAGCTACATAGGGGTTAGAGGTGCTAATAAAACTTCTCGTAAGCCTCCGGAAAGAATCTGGAGGAATAATCACTGCTCTTTTGGCTTATGCTGCCTAGCCCTTTGTACTCGGGAAATGAGGAGGGGTGGTTGAGGTGGGGAGCCTTGGACATAATTATGTGTCAAGAAGAGGTTGACCCTAAGATTGTCTGGCTGCCTGTAGCAGTAAGGAGTCCATGCAGTGCTAAGAGTTGAGTGTCCTCGGGTCACCCATCATCACAGTTAGTTGGCAATTACTGCAAATCTGCAGCAACTTGCATGTGGATATAAGGAACTGACTTCTGTTTTCAAAAGTGGAGAAGCCAGTGGAGTGACTGCCTCATTATTATGTGAGGCTCTCAGTTCCTTGATCAGTCTAATAATACATGAAAGCAACTAAATGAAAGTACTTTTTTCTCACCCTTTCACCATCCACAACTGGAAGACTTGACACTAATAATAATACAGTCCCATATTTTAACCCAGTTgaattgggggagggggctcaTTTATCTAATAGGGAGGTTTTTACTGTattgaatttgtatttatttggagtattttcttttcatactaCTGTAAACTGCTGCCTCACTCTTTAAGCCATTCCTCTGCTTATTTGCATCTTCAGAGATGGATAggataagaaataaagaagatgagccctgggaactatatttagtcacttgtgatggagcgtgatggaggataatgtgaagaatatgtgtgtgtgtgtatatatatctgtatgactgggtcactttgctgtacggtagaaaactataatggaaaaaattaaaacatttaaaaaaaaaagagaagaaaggagatgaaATTCAAACCAGTCAGCTTCATCCAGGCACCTGAATTTTCGTGTCCCCTCCATCCCTAGACTTGATTTTATTTGTACTGAGGAGATGCAtgtctaatatttttctttttttccttccatttccagGAGGGCTGTTGGCCTGCTGCTGTTCTGCTGAACAGTATGCAGTCCTTTCGGGAGCAAAGCAGTTACCACGGAAACCAGCAGAGCTACCCACAGGAGGTACACGGCTCATCCCGGATAGAAGAGTTCAGCCCTCGTCAGACCCAGATGTTCCAGAATTTTGGGGGTGCAGGTGGCGGTAGTGGCagcagtggtggcagcagcagtggtGGACGACGAGGCACAGCGGCTGCTGCTGCAGCGATGGCTAGTGAAACCTCCGGCCATCAAGGCTACCAGGGTTTCAGGAAAGAAGCTGGAGACTTTTACTACATGGCAGGCAACAAAGACCCCGTGGCCACGGGAACCCCGCAGCCTCCTCAGCGAAGGCCTTCTGGGCCTGTGCAGAGCTATGGACCCCCCCAGGGGAGCAGCTTCAGCAATCAGTATGGGAGTGAGGGTCATGTGGGCCAGTTTCAAGCACAGCACTCTGCCCTTGGTGGTGTGTCTCATTATCAGCAGGATTACACTGGGCCTTTCTCTCCAGGGAGTGCTCAGTACCAGCAGCAGCCTTCCAGCCAACAACAGCAGCAAGTACAGCAGTTGAGACAACAGCTTTACCAGTCCCATCAGCCCCTGCCACAAGCCACTGGCCAGCCAGCATCTGGCTCATCCCATCTGCAGCCAATGCAGCGGCCCTCAACCTTGTCAGCCTCTGCTGCTGGTTACCAGTTGAGAGTAGGTCAGTTTGGCCAACACTACCAGTCTtctgccgcctcctcctcctcctcctccttcccttcaccACAACGTTTTAGCCAGTCTGGACAGAGCTATGACGGCAGTTACAGTGTGAATGCTGGATCCCAGTACGAAGGACATAATGTGGGCTCTAACGCACAGGCTTATGGAACACAATCAAATTACAGCTATCAACCTCAATCTATGAAGAATTTCGAACAGGCAAAGATTCCTCAAGGGACtcagcaggggcagcagcagcagcagcagcagcagcaacagcagcagcagcagcagcagcaacagcatccCCCTCAGCATGTGATGCAGTATCCCAACTCTGCCACCAAGTTGCCCCTGCAGAGCCAGGTGGGGCAGTACAGCCAGCCCGAGGTTCCTGTGAGGTCCCCCATGCAGTTTCACCAGAACTTCAGCCCCATTTCTAACCCTTCCCCAGCTGCCTCTGTGGTCCAGTCTCCAAGCTGTAGCTCTACCCCCTCTCCTCTTATGCAGAGTGGGGAGAATCTCCAGTGTGGGCAAGGCAGTGTGCCCATAGGCTCCAGAAACCGAATTCTGCAGTTAATGCCTCAGCTCAGCCCAACCCCATCAATGATGCCCAGTCCTAATTCTCACGCTGCAGGCTTCAAAGGGTTTGGACTAGAAGGGGTGCCAGAGAAGCGGCTGACAGATCCTGGGTTGAGTAGTTTGAGTGCCCTGAGCACTCAAGTGGCCAATCTTCCGAACACTGTTCAGCACATGCTACTTTCTGACGCCTTGACCCCTCAGAAGAAGACCTCCAAGAGGCCCTCCTCATCTTCTAAGAAAACAGACAGCGGCACAAATTCGGAAGGCTCCTCGCAGGCTGAAGAACAGCTGAAGTCTCCGCTGGCAGAGTCTCTGGATGGAGGCTGCTCCAGCAGCTCTGAGGATCAAGGCGAGCGGGTGAGGCAGCTGAGCGGCCAGAGCACCAGCTCTGACACCACCTACAAGGGTGGAGCCTCAGAGAAAGCAGGCTCCTCACCAGCACAAGGCACTCAGAACGAAGCCCCCAGGCTCAGCGCCAGTCCTGCAGCCGGAGAAGAGACCACCTCCCCAGGTGCTAAGGACACGCCGGTGTCGTCTGAGGGCAATCCCAAAGTCAACGAGAAGACGGTTGGGGTGATCGTCTCCCGGGAAGCTATGACAGGTCGGGTAGAAAAGCCTGGTGGGCAAGAGAAAGGCGCCCAAGAGGAGGATCCTGCAGCCACTCAAAGGCCACCCAGCACTGGCGGGGCCAAGGAGACCGGCCACGCGTCCCTTCCACAGCCAGAACCTCCAGGAGGAGGGAGTAAAGGAAGCAAGAACGGAGATAGCAACTCCAGCCACAACGGAGAAGGAAATGGCCAGAGTGGGCACGCCACGGGGGGCTCTGGTTTTATCGGCAGAACTGAGCCCAGCAAATCTCCTGGGAGCTTGCGTTATAGTTACAAAGATAGTTTTGGGTCAGCTGTGCCAAGAAACGTCAGTGGCTTTCCTCAGTATCCTTCAGGACAAGATAAGGGGGACTTCCCTGGCCACGCGGAGCGAAAGGGTCGGAATGAGAAGTTCCCCAGCCTCCTGCAGGAAGTGCTTCAGGGTTATCACCACCACCCCGACCGGAGGTATTCTAGGAGCGCTCAGGAGCACCAGGGCATGGCCGGTGGCCTGGAAGGAGCCACGAGGCCTAATGTCCTAGTTAGTCAAACCAATGAATTAGCTAGCAGGGGCCTTTTGAACAAAAGCATTGGGTCCCTCCTAGAAAACCCCCACTGGGGCCCCTGGGAAAGGAAATCAAGCGGCACAGCCCCCGAAATGAAACAGATCAACTTGGCTGACTATCCAATTCCCAGAAAGTTTGAGATCGAGCCTCAGTCATCAGCCCATGAGCCCGGGGGTTCCCTCTCTGAGAGGAGATCAGTGATTTGTGACATTTCTCCACTAAGACAGATTGTCAGGGACCCAGGGGCTCACTCACTGGGACACATGGGTGCCGACACCAGACTTGGGAGGAATGAACGTCTCAATCCAAGTTTAAGTCAGTCAGTCATTCTTCCCGGTGGGCTGGTGTCCATGGAAACAAAGCTGAAGTCCCAGAGTGGGCAGATAAAAGAGGAAGACTTTGAACAGCCCAAATCGCAAGCTagcttcaacaacaaaaaatctggaGACCACTGCCACCCTGCCAGCATCAAGCATGAGTCTTACCGAGGAAACGCCAGCCCTGGGGCAGCAGCCCATGATGCCATCTCAGACTACGGCCCACAGGACAGCAGGCCCATGCCGTTGCGGCGGGTCCCTGGCAGAGTTGGTGGTCGGGAGGGCATGAGGGGTCGGTCCCCTTCTCAGTACCATGACTTTTCAGAAAAGTTGAAGATGTCTCCTGGGAGGAGCAGAGGCCCGGGAGGAGACCCCCACCACATGAACCCACACATGACCTTTTCAGAGAGGGCCAACAGGAGTTCTCTGCACACTCCCTTTTCTCCTAACTCAGAAAGCCTGGCCTCTGCGTATCACACAAACACTCGTGCTCACGCTTATGGGGACCCCAATGCAGGTTTGAATTCTCAGCTCCACTATAAGAGACAGATGTACCAACAGCAGCAAGAGGAGTATAAAGACTGGAGCAGCACTTCTGCTCAGGGAGTAATCGCTGCGGCACAGCACAGGCAGGAGGGACCCCGGAAGAGCCCAAGGCAGCAGCAGTTTCTCGACCGAGTACGAAGCCCCCTGAAGAATGACAAAGATGGCATGATGTATGGCCCACCGATGGGGACTTACCATGACCCGAGTGGTCAGGAGGGTGGGCGCTGCCTCATGTCTAGCGATGGTCTTTCTAACAAAGGCATTGAGTTGAAGCACGGCTCCCAGAAGTTACAGCAGGAATCTTGTTGGGATCTTTCTCGGCAGACTTCTCCAGCCAAAAGCAGCGGTCCTCCAGGAATGTCCAGTCAAAAAAGGTATGGACCACCCCATGAGACTGATGGACACGGGCTAGCTGAGTCTACACAGTCATCCAAACCTAGTAATGTTATGCTAAGGCTTCCAGGTCAAGAGGATCATTCTTCTCAGAACCCCTTAATCATGAGGAGGCGTGTCCGTTCTTTCATCTCTCCCATTCCCAGTAAGAGACAGTCACAAGATGTGAAGAACAGTAACACTGAAGATAAAGGGCgcctccttcacccactgaaagaAGGCGCTGATAAAGCATTCAATTCCTATGCCCATCTTTCTCACAGTCAGGAGCTCAAGTCCATCCCCAAGAGAGAATCCTCCAAAGACCTTCCAAGTCCAGATAGTAGAAACTGCCCTGCTGTTACCCTCACAAGTCCTGCTAAGACCAAAATACTACCCCCACGGAAAGGACGGGGATTGAAATTGGAAGCTATCGTTCAGAAGATCACCTCCCCGAACATTAGGAGGAGCGCCTCCTCGAACAGCGCCGAGGCTGGGGGAGACACGGTCACTCTCGATGACATCCTGTCTTTGAAGAGCGGCCCTCCCGAAGCTGGGAGCGTCGCTGCTCCGGAtgcagagatggagaagagaaaaggtgCAGGGGTACCTGACCTGGTGGGTCCCACCAGCCAGGAGTCGAGCGTAGAAAAGCCTCTGGCCCGGTCCTCAGAGGAGTGGCGCGGCGGTGGGGACGACAAAGTGAAGACCGAGGCACACCTAGACTCGGTTACTCCTGGAAAGGAACCCGCTGGTGCCATGACGTCCGCAACCTCACAGAAGCCTGGGAGTAACCAAGGGAGACCAGATGGCTCCCTGGGCGGGGCAGCACCTTTAATCTTTCCTGACTCCAAGAATGTGCCTCCAACGGGCATCCTGGCTCCTGAGGCGAACCCCAAGGCTGAAGAGAAGGAGAACGATACAGCGACCATCTCCCCCAAACAGGAGGGCTTCCCCCCGAAGGGTTACTTCCCATCGGGAAAGAAGAAGGGGAGACCCATTGGTAGTgtgaataaacaaaagaaacaacagcagccaccacctccaccccctcaGCCTCCTCAGATACCAGAAGGTTCTGCAGATGGAGAGCCAAAGCCAAAAAAGCAGAGGCAAAGGAGGGAGAGACGGAAGCCTGGGGCACAGCCAAGGAAGCGGAAAACCAAACAGGCAGTTCCCATCGTAGAACCCCAAGAACCCGAGATCAAACTGAAGTATGCCACCCAGCCACTGGATAAAACCGATGCCAAGAACAAGTCCTTTTTCCCTTATATCCATGTAGTAAATAAGTGTGAACTTGGAGCCGTTTGTACAATCATCAATGCTGAGGAAGAGGAGCAGACCAAATTGGTGAGGGGTCGGAAGGGTCAGAGGTCCCTGACCCCTCCACCCAGCAGCACGGAGAGCAAGGCGCTCCCAGCTTCGTCCTTCATGCTGCAGGGACCTGTGGTGACAGAGTCCTCTGTTATGGGGCACCTGGTTTGCTGTCTGTGTGGCAAGTGGGCCAGTTACCGGAACATGGGTGACCTCTTTGGACCCTTTTACCCCCAAGATTATGCAGCCACTCTCCCCAAGAATCCGCCTCCTAAGAGGGCCACGGAAATGCAGAGCAAAGTTAAGGTACGGCACAAAAGCGCTTCAAATGGCTCCAAGACGGAcactgaggaggaggaagagcagcagcagcagcagaaggagCAGAGGAGCCTCGCTGCCCACCCCAGGTTTAAGCGGCGACACCGCTCGGAAGACTGTGGCGGAGGCCCCCGGTCCCTGTCCAGGGGGCTCCCTTGTAAAAAAGCAACCACCGAGGGCAGCAGTGAAAAGACTGCCTTGGACTCAAAGCCCTCCGTGTCCACCACTTCAGAAGGCGGCCCCGAGTTGGAGTTACAAATCCCTGAACTACCTCTTGACAGCAATGAATTTTGGGTCCATGAGGGTTGTATTCTCTGGGCCAATGGAATCTACCTGGTCTGTGGCAGGCTCTACGGCCTGCAGGAAGCGCTGGAAATAGCCAGAGAGATGGTGAGTACGAGAAAGCCCTCTCCGGCTTCTCGTTCCCTTTCTTCCACCTTTCCTTGCTTCAGCCCTGCTTTTTATTCTTACATGTCACATGGTCATTCCTCCAAATTAAAGCCCCTAGGCCCATGTATAAtacaggaaatatagccaatgttttataataactataaagggaggataacctttaaaaattgtggatCGCTACGTTGTGCACCTGTGCTTATATAATGCGGTACTTCACTTAtatggcaattaaaaaaataataataaagccccTGGGTGCAAGTGATGGACAGAAAATGAagtaatttggaaatttttttaactttcatgttTATCAACACAGGTTATGGGGTTGTGCTGTGTTCTGTGCTCATTAAAACAAACGTCTCTGCTTCACCCTCCTCAGACCTGATTCCTCTGCtggtttcctctgtttcttttctaaacAATGAGCTTCTGCCactatttgtgtttttctatggatcttcttttccattttacaaCATCTGAAGTATGTACTATGGTTATAACCCCTTTCTTTTCAAACTTTTCactcctcggagttcctgtcgtggttcagtggtcaacaaacccgact
Above is a genomic segment from Phacochoerus africanus isolate WHEZ1 chromosome 7, ROS_Pafr_v1, whole genome shotgun sequence containing:
- the TCF20 gene encoding transcription factor 20 isoform X2; protein product: MQSFREQSSYHGNQQSYPQEVHGSSRIEEFSPRQTQMFQNFGGAGGGSGSSGGSSSGGRRGTAAAAAAMASETSGHQGYQGFRKEAGDFYYMAGNKDPVATGTPQPPQRRPSGPVQSYGPPQGSSFSNQYGSEGHVGQFQAQHSALGGVSHYQQDYTGPFSPGSAQYQQQPSSQQQQQVQQLRQQLYQSHQPLPQATGQPASGSSHLQPMQRPSTLSASAAGYQLRVGQFGQHYQSSAASSSSSSFPSPQRFSQSGQSYDGSYSVNAGSQYEGHNVGSNAQAYGTQSNYSYQPQSMKNFEQAKIPQGTQQGQQQQQQQQQQQQQQQQQQHPPQHVMQYPNSATKLPLQSQVGQYSQPEVPVRSPMQFHQNFSPISNPSPAASVVQSPSCSSTPSPLMQSGENLQCGQGSVPIGSRNRILQLMPQLSPTPSMMPSPNSHAAGFKGFGLEGVPEKRLTDPGLSSLSALSTQVANLPNTVQHMLLSDALTPQKKTSKRPSSSSKKTDSGTNSEGSSQAEEQLKSPLAESLDGGCSSSSEDQGERVRQLSGQSTSSDTTYKGGASEKAGSSPAQGTQNEAPRLSASPAAGEETTSPGAKDTPVSSEGNPKVNEKTVGVIVSREAMTGRVEKPGGQEKGAQEEDPAATQRPPSTGGAKETGHASLPQPEPPGGGSKGSKNGDSNSSHNGEGNGQSGHATGGSGFIGRTEPSKSPGSLRYSYKDSFGSAVPRNVSGFPQYPSGQDKGDFPGHAERKGRNEKFPSLLQEVLQGYHHHPDRRYSRSAQEHQGMAGGLEGATRPNVLVSQTNELASRGLLNKSIGSLLENPHWGPWERKSSGTAPEMKQINLADYPIPRKFEIEPQSSAHEPGGSLSERRSVICDISPLRQIVRDPGAHSLGHMGADTRLGRNERLNPSLSQSVILPGGLVSMETKLKSQSGQIKEEDFEQPKSQASFNNKKSGDHCHPASIKHESYRGNASPGAAAHDAISDYGPQDSRPMPLRRVPGRVGGREGMRGRSPSQYHDFSEKLKMSPGRSRGPGGDPHHMNPHMTFSERANRSSLHTPFSPNSESLASAYHTNTRAHAYGDPNAGLNSQLHYKRQMYQQQQEEYKDWSSTSAQGVIAAAQHRQEGPRKSPRQQQFLDRVRSPLKNDKDGMMYGPPMGTYHDPSGQEGGRCLMSSDGLSNKGIELKHGSQKLQQESCWDLSRQTSPAKSSGPPGMSSQKRYGPPHETDGHGLAESTQSSKPSNVMLRLPGQEDHSSQNPLIMRRRVRSFISPIPSKRQSQDVKNSNTEDKGRLLHPLKEGADKAFNSYAHLSHSQELKSIPKRESSKDLPSPDSRNCPAVTLTSPAKTKILPPRKGRGLKLEAIVQKITSPNIRRSASSNSAEAGGDTVTLDDILSLKSGPPEAGSVAAPDAEMEKRKGAGVPDLVGPTSQESSVEKPLARSSEEWRGGGDDKVKTEAHLDSVTPGKEPAGAMTSATSQKPGSNQGRPDGSLGGAAPLIFPDSKNVPPTGILAPEANPKAEEKENDTATISPKQEGFPPKGYFPSGKKKGRPIGSVNKQKKQQQPPPPPPQPPQIPEGSADGEPKPKKQRQRRERRKPGAQPRKRKTKQAVPIVEPQEPEIKLKYATQPLDKTDAKNKSFFPYIHVVNKCELGAVCTIINAEEEEQTKLVRGRKGQRSLTPPPSSTESKALPASSFMLQGPVVTESSVMGHLVCCLCGKWASYRNMGDLFGPFYPQDYAATLPKNPPPKRATEMQSKVKVRHKSASNGSKTDTEEEEEQQQQQKEQRSLAAHPRFKRRHRSEDCGGGPRSLSRGLPCKKATTEGSSEKTALDSKPSVSTTSEGGPELELQIPELPLDSNEFWVHEGCILWANGIYLVCGRLYGLQEALEIAREMKCSHCQEAGATLGCYNKGCSFRYHYPCAIDADCLLQEENFSVRCPKHKNKTAKGSLSTEQSERG